From the genome of Verrucomicrobiia bacterium, one region includes:
- a CDS encoding cellulase family glycosylhydrolase, with the protein MVCSVNWLTRVLIGTMIVSSLSALEIIPLETPAPWQRLEFRIVGVPPVANPFDPEQIRVEGTFRLPSGSTRSVPGFWYQTWQRQLIGDNEQLSSTNAPEWRLRFTPPAAGDYSVSVTVFTNDQATGLAASRNFSVTGEAPSRSGYVRLAPGRQYFETGDGQALRMIGANVCWHGSRGTHDYDDWFAAMAAAGANFMRLWMCPWSFGLETEPDSLNRYRLDEAWRLDYVLQQAEQRGFYVELCLDYHGMFASKPDYWGGNDYWPKHPYNVAQGGPCATPNAFFTDAAARTLYQKRLRYLVARYGYSPNLLAWQFFNEIDNVYSVLNATDIAAWHAVMGDWLRAHDPFQHLITTSFTTADPHAEIWSLPQMDFVCIHSYGAGRPARALSANTQKLGQEFGKPVLIDEFGTSWQGWNRAADPHLRGLRQGLWGGALGGSVGTTMSWWWQNLHRENVYPIYAALGKILNPTSWGQGAWTNLVFDMSLTPPPTVDEPLPNASPFNVTLPLDTRWGPKLAGEVAVAAPGASSYSVSALNSFVHGTTHPHLRIPFRLNAWLTNDARLILHLNSVSQNSILVVRVNDTELYRTNLVNLDGGHAVSHEYNTDLTVPLPAGQCRIEILNAGADWFYLDWVRLERVLPATYANHWQPPCEPIGLVGAREALLYVVAPGAAFPGSATEPTLPVRSGQFITLSNWSPGRYVVEWFDPVSGDHVGQTHATTRQTRLRLPLPDFSTDLAGVLRLPPRLSQSGF; encoded by the coding sequence ATGGTGTGTTCAGTCAACTGGCTGACGCGGGTATTGATCGGCACGATGATTGTGTCGTCGTTGTCCGCCTTGGAAATCATCCCGCTGGAAACGCCGGCGCCATGGCAGCGACTCGAATTTCGCATCGTCGGAGTGCCCCCTGTGGCCAATCCCTTTGATCCTGAACAGATCCGGGTCGAAGGCACGTTTCGGTTGCCGTCCGGGTCAACGCGGTCCGTTCCCGGCTTTTGGTATCAGACCTGGCAGCGCCAATTGATCGGCGACAACGAGCAATTGAGTTCGACGAACGCGCCGGAGTGGCGCCTGCGGTTTACTCCGCCAGCGGCCGGAGATTATTCCGTGAGCGTAACTGTTTTCACCAACGACCAGGCCACCGGGCTGGCCGCCAGCAGGAATTTTTCCGTCACGGGTGAAGCGCCGTCACGCAGCGGTTACGTGCGCCTCGCTCCGGGCAGGCAGTATTTCGAGACGGGCGATGGTCAGGCGCTGCGGATGATCGGCGCGAACGTGTGCTGGCATGGCAGTCGGGGCACGCACGATTACGATGACTGGTTCGCCGCGATGGCGGCGGCGGGCGCCAATTTTATGCGCCTCTGGATGTGCCCGTGGTCGTTCGGTTTGGAAACCGAGCCGGACTCGCTCAACCGTTATCGCCTTGATGAAGCGTGGCGGCTGGATTACGTCCTGCAACAGGCCGAGCAGCGCGGTTTTTACGTCGAGTTGTGCCTGGATTACCACGGCATGTTCGCGTCTAAACCAGATTACTGGGGCGGCAACGATTATTGGCCCAAGCATCCTTATAACGTCGCGCAAGGCGGACCGTGCGCCACGCCCAACGCGTTTTTCACCGACGCCGCCGCGCGCACGCTTTACCAAAAGCGGTTGCGCTATCTGGTGGCGCGTTACGGTTACAGTCCCAACCTGCTCGCGTGGCAGTTCTTCAACGAGATTGACAATGTTTATTCCGTGCTGAACGCCACCGACATCGCGGCGTGGCACGCGGTCATGGGCGACTGGCTGCGCGCCCACGATCCGTTTCAGCATTTAATCACCACCAGTTTTACCACCGCCGATCCGCACGCGGAAATCTGGTCGCTGCCGCAAATGGACTTCGTGTGCATCCACTCCTACGGCGCGGGCCGACCGGCGCGCGCGTTGAGTGCGAACACGCAGAAGTTGGGGCAGGAATTTGGCAAGCCGGTGTTGATAGATGAATTTGGCACGAGCTGGCAGGGTTGGAATCGCGCCGCGGACCCGCACCTGCGCGGGTTGCGTCAGGGCCTCTGGGGCGGTGCGTTGGGCGGCTCGGTTGGCACCACGATGTCCTGGTGGTGGCAGAACCTGCACCGTGAAAATGTGTATCCGATTTATGCGGCGTTGGGGAAAATTCTCAACCCCACCAGTTGGGGACAAGGCGCGTGGACCAATCTGGTTTTCGACATGTCGCTGACGCCGCCGCCGACCGTGGATGAACCGCTGCCCAATGCGTCACCGTTCAACGTGACGCTGCCGCTGGACACGCGTTGGGGACCGAAACTCGCGGGTGAAGTCGCCGTGGCCGCTCCGGGCGCGTCCAGCTATTCCGTCAGCGCGCTCAACAGTTTTGTGCATGGCACGACCCATCCCCATTTGCGAATTCCCTTCCGCCTCAACGCGTGGCTTACCAACGACGCGCGCCTGATTTTGCATCTGAATTCGGTTTCGCAAAATTCCATCCTGGTGGTGCGCGTCAACGACACGGAATTGTATCGCACCAACCTGGTCAATCTCGACGGCGGCCACGCCGTGAGCCACGAATACAACACCGACCTGACCGTGCCCCTGCCGGCGGGACAATGCCGGATTGAAATTCTCAACGCGGGCGCGGATTGGTTTTATCTCGATTGGGTGCGATTGGAACGCGTGCTGCCCGCCACCTATGCGAACCACTGGCAGCCGCCGTGCGAGCCGATCGGATTGGTCGGAGCGCGCGAGGCGTTGCTGTATGTTGTCGCGCCCGGCGCGGCGTTTCCCGGCAGCGCCACCGAACCGACTCTTCCCGTGCGGTCGGGCCAATTCATCACGCTCAGCAACTGGTCGCCGGGCCGTTACGTGGTGGAATGGTTTGACCCCGTCAGCGGAGACCATGTGGGCCAGACTCACGCCACCACTCGCCAGACGCGATTGCGGTTGCCGTTGCCTGATTTCAGCACCGACCTTGCAGGCGTGCTCCGCCTGCCGCCCCGTTTATCGCAATCCGGTTTTTGA
- a CDS encoding DUF4434 domain-containing protein, whose protein sequence is MTPMSRPNFGPRKLLAKLATWGQRGWLALFLATLVGCAHRPASQSANLIGCLWYVTPDKASHAFDLNAAELDALKALRLNVVVLMGSAFGAVPPAGASDPTEALFQAADQRQMEFYVSTGSMREWWTQPDAAAELARARERIQTLLERYGPHPSFKGFYVPYETYVMWSAQRELARTLYRDVAAACKAIAPTKPVMISPFFILDEAQVLGDFRWATPADYAEFWTDILRDSAIDIVALQDRGEHLAYYTDAQCAPFFAAMKQACAITGKQLWANVETGELLMDSPEDYVATFGLKTHVNDPRTQPYWRGVPAEKLAAKLRFVRAYTPTAITWGYREFIRPAVSRTNHLYLDYQQLLAPQR, encoded by the coding sequence ATGACCCCGATGAGCCGCCCGAACTTTGGTCCTCGAAAACTTCTCGCCAAGTTGGCGACTTGGGGGCAACGCGGTTGGTTGGCGTTGTTCCTGGCGACGCTGGTCGGCTGCGCGCATCGTCCCGCTAGTCAGTCAGCCAACTTGATCGGTTGTCTTTGGTACGTCACGCCCGACAAAGCCAGCCACGCCTTCGACCTGAACGCGGCGGAGTTGGACGCCCTCAAAGCGCTGCGCCTGAACGTGGTGGTATTGATGGGCTCGGCGTTTGGCGCGGTGCCGCCGGCGGGAGCGAGTGATCCCACGGAAGCTTTGTTCCAAGCGGCGGATCAGCGGCAGATGGAATTTTACGTTAGCACCGGTTCGATGCGCGAGTGGTGGACGCAACCGGACGCCGCCGCCGAGCTGGCGCGCGCCCGGGAGCGGATTCAAACTTTGTTGGAGCGTTACGGACCGCATCCGTCGTTCAAAGGGTTTTACGTGCCCTACGAAACTTACGTGATGTGGAGCGCGCAACGGGAACTGGCCCGCACGCTTTATCGCGATGTCGCCGCCGCCTGCAAAGCCATCGCGCCCACCAAGCCGGTGATGATTTCGCCCTTCTTTATTTTGGATGAAGCGCAGGTGCTGGGGGATTTTCGCTGGGCCACGCCCGCGGATTACGCCGAATTCTGGACCGACATCCTGCGCGATTCGGCCATTGATATCGTGGCGCTGCAAGATCGCGGCGAGCACCTTGCCTATTACACCGACGCCCAGTGCGCGCCGTTTTTTGCGGCCATGAAACAAGCCTGCGCCATCACCGGAAAGCAACTTTGGGCCAACGTGGAAACCGGCGAACTGCTGATGGACAGTCCCGAGGATTACGTGGCGACGTTCGGTCTGAAAACGCATGTGAATGATCCGCGCACCCAACCTTACTGGCGCGGGGTGCCGGCCGAAAAACTGGCGGCGAAACTGCGCTTTGTCCGCGCCTACACGCCCACGGCCATCACCTGGGGCTACCGCGAATTCATCCGCCCGGCGGTCAGCCGCACCAATCATCTATATCTGGACTATCAACAACTCCTCGCACCACAACGCTGA
- a CDS encoding IS110 family transposase: MPTPVIDPAKPLLKLGLDVHLASIMAVAQQDHSHPKSPRQFSREQLVAHVRQQVAEGFQVFCVQESCGFGFTLHRELVAAGAQSFLITPIALNGARKTDKLDARALCLRLSRWLDGNRAELSPIRIPSEAEQRQREGTRRRQFLGRLIRMLGNRGHGQVGEYAHVQLPSRWWGARNWKKLATLDDWLRARLAELRQVILELEAQLEVLETELVARVQAQVLPKGLGELTTVSLDGEVCDWERFHNRKQIGSYTGCCPGEHSSGGKRLLGSIDRMGNARVRTLLVEAVWRFLRWQPGWKAAQGMKVKLAGGGALKKKTVVALARRLAIDLWRWRTGRATFEDLGWIAA; the protein is encoded by the coding sequence TTGCCCACGCCCGTCATTGATCCGGCCAAGCCGCTGCTCAAGCTGGGCCTAGATGTGCATCTGGCAAGCATCATGGCCGTCGCCCAACAGGATCATAGCCATCCCAAGTCGCCCCGCCAGTTCAGTCGCGAGCAACTCGTCGCGCACGTTCGCCAGCAAGTGGCCGAAGGTTTTCAGGTGTTCTGCGTGCAGGAGTCGTGCGGGTTCGGGTTCACGTTGCATCGGGAACTGGTGGCGGCCGGGGCGCAGAGTTTTCTCATCACCCCCATCGCGCTCAACGGGGCGCGCAAGACGGACAAGCTCGATGCGCGGGCGTTGTGTCTGCGCCTCTCCCGCTGGCTCGACGGCAATCGCGCGGAACTCAGTCCCATCCGCATTCCCAGCGAGGCGGAGCAACGGCAACGGGAAGGCACGCGGCGGCGGCAGTTCCTCGGGCGGCTGATCCGCATGCTGGGCAATCGCGGGCACGGGCAAGTGGGCGAATACGCGCATGTGCAATTGCCGAGTCGTTGGTGGGGCGCGCGCAACTGGAAGAAACTCGCAACGCTGGACGATTGGTTGCGCGCACGGCTGGCCGAACTGCGGCAGGTGATCCTGGAACTGGAGGCGCAACTGGAAGTTCTCGAAACCGAACTGGTGGCGCGGGTGCAGGCGCAGGTGTTGCCCAAAGGCTTGGGTGAGCTCACCACTGTGAGCTTGGACGGCGAGGTGTGCGACTGGGAACGCTTTCACAATCGCAAACAGATCGGCAGTTACACCGGTTGTTGTCCGGGGGAACACAGTTCCGGCGGGAAGCGTTTGCTGGGCAGCATTGACCGGATGGGCAACGCGCGCGTGCGCACGCTGCTGGTGGAGGCGGTGTGGCGTTTCCTGAGATGGCAGCCGGGCTGGAAAGCGGCGCAGGGGATGAAAGTGAAACTGGCCGGCGGCGGCGCGTTGAAGAAGAAAACGGTGGTGGCGCTGGCGCGGCGGCTGGCCATTGACCTGTGGCGCTGGCGCACGGGCCGGGCCACGTTTGAAGACCTGGGCTGGATCGCGGCGTGA
- the ald gene encoding alanine dehydrogenase: MIIGVPKEIKTQEYRVALVPSGAYQLTKRGHTVLVERSAGVGAGYADAEYERAGAQLVDTHEAVFARADLIVKVKEPLPSEYGLLRSGQILFTYLHLAASQPLTEALLQSGATCIAYETIEVNHRLPLLEPMSEIAGRMSLQVGGYFLAKHLGGSGVLLGGVPGVLPGKVAVLGGGTSGLNAARMALGLGADVTILEVDLERMRFLDLTLPSVHTFYSNETHLMELLPQVDLLIGAVLVPGARAPKLVTREMLKSMRPGSVLVDIAIDQGGCVETSHPTTHDNPTFVEEGVTHYCVANMPGAYARTATQALTNATFRFLTTLADNKLSDAIQRQPALLGGINVMNGKITHRAVAAAHGLDYTAPKI, encoded by the coding sequence ATGATCATTGGCGTACCCAAAGAAATTAAAACTCAAGAATACCGCGTGGCCCTCGTGCCCAGCGGTGCGTATCAACTTACCAAACGTGGCCATACCGTTCTCGTCGAACGCAGCGCCGGCGTGGGCGCCGGTTATGCCGACGCCGAATACGAACGCGCCGGGGCTCAGCTCGTGGACACGCACGAAGCCGTCTTTGCCCGGGCGGATTTGATCGTCAAGGTCAAAGAACCGTTGCCGTCCGAGTACGGATTGTTGCGCTCCGGCCAGATTTTATTCACCTACCTGCACCTCGCCGCCAGTCAGCCGCTCACGGAAGCGTTGCTCCAGTCCGGGGCCACCTGCATCGCTTACGAAACCATCGAGGTGAACCATCGCCTGCCGCTGCTCGAACCGATGAGTGAGATCGCCGGGCGCATGAGCCTTCAAGTCGGCGGCTATTTCCTGGCAAAACACCTGGGCGGCAGCGGCGTGTTGCTCGGCGGAGTGCCGGGCGTATTGCCTGGCAAAGTCGCAGTGCTGGGCGGCGGCACTTCCGGCCTCAATGCCGCGCGCATGGCGCTGGGACTCGGCGCCGATGTGACCATTCTGGAAGTGGATTTGGAACGCATGCGCTTTCTCGATCTCACGTTGCCTTCGGTTCACACGTTTTATTCCAATGAAACGCATCTCATGGAACTGTTGCCGCAAGTGGATTTGCTCATCGGCGCGGTGCTCGTTCCCGGCGCGCGCGCGCCGAAACTGGTGACCCGGGAAATGCTTAAATCCATGCGCCCCGGCAGCGTGTTGGTGGACATTGCGATTGATCAGGGCGGTTGCGTCGAAACTTCACATCCCACCACGCACGATAACCCGACGTTTGTCGAGGAAGGGGTGACCCATTACTGCGTGGCCAATATGCCCGGCGCCTACGCGCGCACCGCGACCCAGGCTTTGACCAATGCCACGTTCCGCTTCTTGACGACGCTTGCCGATAACAAACTCAGCGACGCCATCCAACGCCAGCCCGCGCTGCTCGGCGGCATCAACGTGATGAACGGAAAAATCACCCACCGGGCCGTGGCCGCCGCGCATGGCTTGGATTACACCGCGCCGAAAATATAA